AACGACGATTGCCCCGCGGGCTTGTCGACGAGGAGGAGGCCGGTGACCTCGGGCATGGCCCGCCGCTACGCGGCCGGCTCGGCGAGCTGGGCGCTGACCTCCGACACGATGAACCCGCGGATGTCGTCCACGCTGCCCGGATGGGAGAACCCGGCCGCCTGCTTGTGCCCGCCGCCCTTCGAGAGCCGTGCGATCGCGGAGACGTCGATCAGGCCGCGCGAGCGCAGCGACACCCGGTTGGGCGTGATGCTGCCGTCGGCAAGCGGCACCTGCTCGCGGATCAGGCCGGCGACCTGCACCCCCTCGACCGCCCGCAGATGGTCGATCAGGCCCTCGGTCGTGGCCTCGTCGCCCTCAACGAGCGCGAGGTCGTCGCGGGTCACATGCGAGATCAGGAGGCGGCCGTCGCAGTAGGGCACCGCGTGGTCGATCACGCGGCCGAGCAGGCGCAGCTTGCCGGGCTGAACGCTCTCGAAGACCCGCTCGAAAACCTTGTGCACGTCGACGCCGGACTCGACCAGCCGCGCGCCCAGCCGCAGCGCCGCGGGACTGGTGGTGCGGTACTGGAACCGGCCGGTATCGGTGACGAGGCCGACGTACAGCGACTCGGCGATCTCCGGCGTGATCTCGGCCCCGAGGCCGTCGAAGATCCGCACCAGGATCTCGGCCGTCGACGACGCGGTGCCGTCGATCAGGTTCACCCCACCGAAGCGGCTGTTGTCGTGGTGGTGGTCGACGTCGATCACCGGCGAGCAGCGCGACAGGAGGTCGGGGTGCTGGGCGCCGAGGCGGCGCTCGTTGCCGCAGTCGAGCGCGAGCAGCGTCCAGCCCTCAAGCGAGTCGGGGTCGACGGTGCGCTCGAGGCCCTCCATGTCGAGGAACGCGACCTCGTGCGGGACGGTCGACTCGGGCTCGAGGTACGTGCGCACCTCCTTGCCGAGCGAGCGGAGCGCGGCTGCCGCGGCGGTCATCGAGCCGACGGCGTCGCCGTCGGGGTTCTCGTGCGTCGCGATGAGCACGCGGTCGGCCGCACGAAGAGCGGCGACCACGGACGCCAGGTCGTTTTCCAGGGTGATTTCGGTCATTCCGGAGTCAGGCCCGACCAGCTCGCGCTCGCGGCGAATCAGCTGCTCGAGCCGCATCGCCTGGTCGAGAGTCTCATCATAGTGGAAGGAAAGCTGCGGAGTACGCTTGAGATGCAATTCCCGCGCAATCCGGGACTGGAGCACGCCGTGGGCCCGCTCGAGGGCGCGCAGCGACCGGGCCCGCCGCTTCTCCGCCCCGAGCACGCTGACGTAGACCGATGCCTGCGACAGGTCGGGCACCGCCCGCACCGCCGTGACCGTGACGAAGCCGAGGCCCGGGTCGCCCAGCGACTCGACGCCGTCGGCGATCGCCTCGCGTAAGACCTCGTTCACCCGCCGCATCCGCTCGCCCGGCATCAGCGCTGCCCCACCGGGAGGTCGCTCTCCACCGAGAGCACGGTGCGCGTCGAGCCGATCAGCTCGTACTCCTGCATGCTCAGGTAGCGCTCGGCGTCGACCAGCGCCTGCTGGACGCTCGCGTGCTCGCGGCGCACGATCGCCATCGTCAGCCGCGAGCGCTGCCAGCGGTCGTGGTAGTCGACCTCGGCGACGGACGCCCCGAAACGGCGCTCGAGCTGTGCCTTCGTGTGCAGGAGGTGGCGGCGCTTGCCCTTGAGCGACCCGCCGTCCGGCAGGTGCAACTCGAAGCTGAGGATGCCCACGAAGCCCGCCGCCATCGAAGGACGGATGGTATCCGAGGGAGTCGATCCACTAGAACCCTGGGAGATGAATGAGCTCCACGACTTCGCCGTCGTGCTGACGGTGGTCGCGGCCGGCCTCTGGCTGGCCCTCGTGTCCACGCGGCTGACGTCCCGGCTGCGGGTGCCCGCGCCCGTCGTCTTCCTGGTCGCCGCGGCGGCGATCTCCGACATCTTCCCGAGCCTGTCCGAACCGGTGTCGACCCGCATCGTCGAGCGTATCGGCGTGGTCGCGCTGATCGCCATTCTCTTCGATGGCGGGGTGCAGATCGGCTGGCGGAAGGCGCAGCCGTCGCTGCGGCCCATCGTCCTGCTGGGCGTCGTCGGAACGTTCTTGACGGCGGCGCTCGGCACCGTCGCCGCCCAGCTGGTCCTGCCGGTGTCGTGGACGACCGCCGCCATCATCGGGTCGGCGCTCGCGCCGACCGATCCCGCCGTCATGTTCTCGGTGCTCGCGAGGCGGGACATCGGCGGCCGGGCGCCGACCATCCTGGAGGGCGAGGCGGGCGCGAACGATCCGGTGTCCATCGCGCTCGTGGTCGGGCTGATCGCGTACGCGACCTCCAGCTCGTTCGGCCCCGCGGACGTCGCCGACTTCTTCATCGAGATGGCGGTCGGCGCGGTCGTCGGTATCGCCGGGGCGCTGGCGATCGTGCGCGCGACGCGGACGAGTCCGCTCCCGCGCGAGGGGCTGATCCCGGTGCGGACGCTGGCGCTCGCCGGCCTCGTCTACGGCGGCGCCACCCTCCTTCACGGCTCGGGGTTCCTGGCCGTGTTCATCGCCGGCGTCTGGGTGGGCGACGCGCGGATGCCGTTCAAGGGCGAGATCGAGCGGTTCCACTCGGCGCTCGCGTCGCTGGGCGAGATCGTCGTCTTCGCCGCCATCGGGCTCACGATCCACCTCTACAACATCAGCTGGGAGACGTTCGGCTACGGCGTCGCCATGGCTGCGGCGCTCATCCTGGTCGTCCGGCCGCTCGCCGTGTACCCGCTGCTCGCATGGGAGCGGATGCGTCGCGGAGAGCGGCTCTTCGTCGCCCTGACCGGGTTCAAGGGCGCCGTCCCCATCCTGCTGGCCGCGCTCGTGGTGCTCGAAGGCGTCCCCGACGCCCGCCTGATCTACCGGCTCGTGTTCGTCGTCGTCGCCGTCTCCGTGCTCGTGCAGGGGCTCGCGCTCGAGCCGCTCGCGAGCCTCCTGCGTGTACCGATGACGACGCGCCGCGGACCGCGGGGGTTCGCGCTGCGGATCCCGCTCCGCCACGAGCCGGAGGGCGTCATGCGGCTCACCGTGGCGCCCGGGGCGACGGCGGCCGGCCGCAGGATCCGCGATCTCCCCATCGGCGAGGGCACCTGGGTGGCGCTCGTCGTTCGGGCCGGGCGCACGGAGCACCCGCGCGGCTCGCTCGTGCTCGAGCCCGGCGACGAGGTCGTGCTGCTCTCCGATCCGGGCGACGAGACGGCCCTGCGGCACGTCTTCACCCGGCCGCGAAGCACCGCTGCACCAAAAGGGGTCTGACCCCGTTCGGTGCGCGGTCAGGCGGAGCGGGCGACCTCGCGGACGGCGTACACCTCGAGGATGTCGCCCTCCTTGATGTCGTTGTAGCCGTCGACGGTGAGGCCGCACTCGAAGCCCTGCGTCACCTCGCGGACGTCGTCCTGGAAGCGCTTCAGCGTGCCGATCCTGCCGTCGTGGACGATGGTGCCGTCGCGGACGATGCGCACCTGCGCGCCGCGCTGTACGGCGCCCTGGGTGACCATGCACCCGGCGATCGTGCCGACGCGCGAAGCCCGGAACGTCTGCCGCACCTCGACCTCGCCGAGCACCTCCTCGACCTTCTCGGGCGAGAGCATGCCGATCAGCGCCCGCTGGATGTCCTCGGTCAGCTGGTAGATGACGCGGTAGGTGCGAATGTCGACGCCCTCGCGGTCGGCCAGCGCCTTGGCCTCGGCGTTCGGGCGGACGTTGAAGCCGACGACGATCGCGTTGGACGCCGCGGCCAGCATGATGTCCGACGCGACGATCCCGCCGACGCCGGAGTGGATCACCTGGACGAGCACCTCGTCGTGGTGGATCTTCGCGATCTCGTCGACGGCCGCCTCGACGGAGCCCTGGACGTCGGCCTTGATGACGAGCGCGAGCTCCTTGACGGCGCCCTCCTGCATCTGGCCGAAGAGATCCTCGAGGCTCACGGCCTTGCTGCGCTTGGCGAGCATCTCGGCCCGCTTGCGCTGGGCGCGCTGCTGGGCGGTCTGGCGGGCGACGCGGTCGTTCTCGACGACGCGGCAGAGCTCGCCGG
The window above is part of the Gaiellales bacterium genome. Proteins encoded here:
- the rbfA gene encoding 30S ribosome-binding factor RbfA — its product is MNEVLREAIADGVESLGDPGLGFVTVTAVRAVPDLSQASVYVSVLGAEKRRARSLRALERAHGVLQSRIARELHLKRTPQLSFHYDETLDQAMRLEQLIRRERELVGPDSGMTEITLENDLASVVAALRAADRVLIATHENPDGDAVGSMTAAAAALRSLGKEVRTYLEPESTVPHEVAFLDMEGLERTVDPDSLEGWTLLALDCGNERRLGAQHPDLLSRCSPVIDVDHHHDNSRFGGVNLIDGTASSTAEILVRIFDGLGAEITPEIAESLYVGLVTDTGRFQYRTTSPAALRLGARLVESGVDVHKVFERVFESVQPGKLRLLGRVIDHAVPYCDGRLLISHVTRDDLALVEGDEATTEGLIDHLRAVEGVQVAGLIREQVPLADGSITPNRVSLRSRGLIDVSAIARLSKGGGHKQAAGFSHPGSVDDIRGFIVSEVSAQLAEPAA
- a CDS encoding DUF503 domain-containing protein: MAAGFVGILSFELHLPDGGSLKGKRRHLLHTKAQLERRFGASVAEVDYHDRWQRSRLTMAIVRREHASVQQALVDAERYLSMQEYELIGSTRTVLSVESDLPVGQR
- a CDS encoding cation:proton antiporter, which produces MNELHDFAVVLTVVAAGLWLALVSTRLTSRLRVPAPVVFLVAAAAISDIFPSLSEPVSTRIVERIGVVALIAILFDGGVQIGWRKAQPSLRPIVLLGVVGTFLTAALGTVAAQLVLPVSWTTAAIIGSALAPTDPAVMFSVLARRDIGGRAPTILEGEAGANDPVSIALVVGLIAYATSSSFGPADVADFFIEMAVGAVVGIAGALAIVRATRTSPLPREGLIPVRTLALAGLVYGGATLLHGSGFLAVFIAGVWVGDARMPFKGEIERFHSALASLGEIVVFAAIGLTIHLYNISWETFGYGVAMAAALILVVRPLAVYPLLAWERMRRGERLFVALTGFKGAVPILLAALVVLEGVPDARLIYRLVFVVVAVSVLVQGLALEPLASLLRVPMTTRRGPRGFALRIPLRHEPEGVMRLTVAPGATAAGRRIRDLPIGEGTWVALVVRAGRTEHPRGSLVLEPGDEVVLLSDPGDETALRHVFTRPRSTAAPKGV